Proteins found in one Prochlorothrix hollandica PCC 9006 = CALU 1027 genomic segment:
- a CDS encoding type II toxin-antitoxin system HicB family antitoxin codes for MPALFKYKDYTGVVEVDTEAKILFGTVIDMTDVITFQGETIESTHQAFKDSIEDYLEFCAELGRDPEKPFSGKLHLRTQPEIHRQIFRVAKRQGVSINTWIEQVLEQALAKETVK; via the coding sequence ATGCCTGCATTATTCAAATACAAGGACTACACCGGAGTTGTGGAAGTCGATACCGAGGCCAAGATCCTGTTTGGAACGGTGATCGATATGACGGATGTGATTACATTCCAGGGGGAGACCATCGAGTCCACCCACCAGGCTTTTAAGGATTCCATTGAAGATTATTTAGAGTTTTGTGCCGAACTGGGGCGGGATCCAGAGAAGCCTTTTTCTGGAAAGTTACACCTACGCACCCAACCCGAAATTCACCGCCAGATTTTTCGGGTGGCTAAGCGGCAGGGGGTGAGTATCAATACCTGGATTGAGCAAGTCCTAGAACAGGCACTAGCCAAAGAGACTGTCAAATAA
- a CDS encoding RelA/SpoT family protein, protein MNTATLPNSTATNYDIEIPTWLGSCLIRQGKDDSPYDLCELGTTSLMDSPESIDLICRAFQFAYCLHNGQMRQSGEPYIAHPVAVAGILRELGGDATIIAAGFLHDVVEDTEVTLEDIEGRFGAEVRHLVEGVTKLSKFNFSSKTERQAENFRRMFLAMAQDIRVILVKLADRLHNMRTLEFMTEDKRRIKALETREIFAPLANRLGIGRLKWELEDLCFKYLETDAYRSIQTLVVEKRADREDRINQALDILRHRLDGWQITPVDISGRPKHLYSIYTKMQRQSKEFHEIYDVAALRIITNTIDECYRALAVVHDAFRPIPGRFKDYIGLPKPNRYQSLHTTVIGLSGRPMEVQIRTLEMHQIAEYGIAAHWKYKESGGSTTTITTNDEKFSWLRQLLDWQNDLKDATEYLENIKDNLFDEDVYVFTPKGEVMALGRSSTPIDFAYRIHTEVGNHCAGAKVNGRLVPLDTVLKNGDIVEVMTQNSAHPSMDWLNSVVTSGAKNRIRQWYKRSHRDENLLRGREMLEKEMGKPGFEALLKSEPMKLVADRCNYPSVDDLLAGLGYGETTLNHVVNRIRELIKAQQQESLQPTLAQEVALHIANQKTTTPPPGQGQCPIVGLEGMVYRIAGCCSPLPGEGILAAVSLGGRGISVHRQGCPSLNSIPGDRLMPVSWNSQTQTGRTQSYPVSLQLEVIDRVGVLKDVLIRLSDHSINVRKAQVNTSPDKPAIIDLCLDICNHNQLSQVSCQLKQMTDVLSLRRITSTEICH, encoded by the coding sequence ATGAATACCGCCACTCTACCCAATTCCACCGCCACCAACTATGACATTGAGATTCCCACATGGTTAGGCAGTTGTTTAATTAGACAAGGTAAGGACGACTCTCCCTATGATCTATGTGAGTTGGGTACCACCAGTTTGATGGATTCCCCGGAGTCCATCGATTTGATTTGTCGGGCCTTTCAGTTTGCCTACTGCTTACATAATGGCCAGATGCGTCAGTCAGGCGAACCCTATATTGCCCATCCTGTCGCTGTGGCGGGGATTTTGCGGGAGTTGGGGGGAGATGCCACCATTATTGCAGCAGGGTTTCTCCATGATGTGGTGGAAGATACGGAGGTGACCCTAGAGGATATTGAAGGGCGGTTTGGGGCGGAGGTGCGGCATTTGGTGGAAGGGGTCACTAAGCTGTCTAAGTTTAATTTTTCCAGTAAAACAGAACGGCAGGCAGAAAACTTCCGGCGGATGTTTTTAGCCATGGCCCAGGATATTCGAGTTATCTTGGTGAAATTGGCCGATCGCCTCCATAACATGCGCACCTTGGAATTCATGACTGAGGATAAACGACGCATTAAGGCTCTGGAAACCCGTGAAATTTTTGCCCCCCTGGCCAATCGTTTAGGCATTGGGCGGCTGAAGTGGGAACTGGAGGATCTCTGTTTTAAGTATTTAGAAACCGATGCCTATCGATCGATCCAAACCCTCGTGGTGGAAAAACGGGCCGATCGGGAAGATCGCATTAACCAAGCCCTAGACATTCTGCGTCACCGGTTGGATGGTTGGCAAATCACTCCAGTGGATATTAGTGGTCGCCCCAAACACCTCTATAGCATTTATACAAAAATGCAGCGGCAAAGTAAGGAGTTTCACGAAATTTATGATGTGGCAGCTTTGCGCATTATCACCAACACCATTGACGAATGCTACCGAGCTTTGGCTGTGGTTCACGATGCGTTCCGTCCAATTCCGGGTCGGTTTAAGGACTACATTGGCTTGCCCAAGCCCAACCGCTATCAATCCCTTCATACCACCGTCATTGGCTTATCGGGCCGTCCCATGGAAGTGCAGATTCGCACCTTAGAAATGCACCAGATCGCGGAATATGGGATTGCTGCCCACTGGAAATACAAAGAAAGTGGGGGATCAACCACCACTATCACTACCAATGATGAAAAGTTTAGTTGGCTGCGGCAACTCCTCGATTGGCAAAATGATCTGAAGGATGCGACCGAGTATCTGGAAAACATCAAAGACAACCTTTTTGATGAAGATGTTTATGTCTTCACCCCCAAGGGAGAAGTGATGGCCCTGGGGCGCAGTTCCACCCCCATTGACTTTGCCTATCGCATCCATACTGAAGTGGGCAACCACTGTGCAGGGGCCAAGGTTAACGGTCGCCTCGTTCCCCTGGATACGGTGCTGAAAAATGGCGATATTGTTGAAGTCATGACCCAGAACAGTGCCCATCCCAGTATGGATTGGCTCAACTCTGTGGTCACGTCGGGGGCCAAAAACCGCATCCGCCAGTGGTATAAACGATCCCACCGGGACGAAAACCTGTTGCGGGGTCGGGAAATGCTGGAAAAAGAAATGGGGAAACCCGGATTTGAGGCTTTACTCAAGTCTGAACCCATGAAGTTAGTGGCCGATCGCTGCAACTATCCCTCCGTAGATGATTTATTGGCGGGGTTGGGCTATGGGGAAACCACCCTGAACCATGTGGTCAATCGCATTCGGGAACTGATCAAAGCCCAACAACAGGAATCCTTACAACCCACCTTGGCCCAGGAGGTGGCGCTCCACATTGCCAACCAAAAAACCACCACTCCGCCTCCCGGCCAGGGTCAGTGTCCCATCGTCGGGTTAGAAGGCATGGTCTACCGCATTGCGGGCTGTTGCAGCCCGTTGCCGGGGGAAGGGATTTTGGCGGCGGTGTCCTTGGGGGGACGGGGCATCAGTGTTCACCGCCAGGGCTGCCCCAGTTTGAACAGTATTCCCGGCGATCGCCTGATGCCGGTGAGCTGGAACAGCCAAACCCAAACCGGGCGCACCCAGAGCTATCCGGTTAGTTTGCAATTGGAGGTGATCGATCGAGTGGGGGTTCTCAAGGATGTGTTAATTCGCTTAAGCGACCACTCCATTAATGTCCGCAAGGCCCAGGTCAATACATCCCCCGATAAACCCGCCATTATTGATCTCTGCCTGGATATCTGTAACCACAACCAACTCTCCCAGGTGTCCTGCCAACTGAAACAAATGACAGATGTCCTCAGTTTGCGCCGCATCACCAGCACTGAGATCTGCCATTAG
- a CDS encoding GuaB3 family IMP dehydrogenase-related protein, which produces MDIELGRGKTARRAYGIDEIALVPGRRTLDPSLADTTWDIGGIKREIPIIASAMDGVVDVKMAVLLSELGSMGALNLEGIQTRYADPEPILDRIAAVGPTEFVPLMQELYAAPIQPALIQQRIQDIKRQGGIAAVSATPAGAARFGTTVAEAGADLFFIQATVVSTSHLSPDSVTPLDLAKFCQDMPMPVALGNCVTYEVSLSLMKAGAAAVLVGIGPGAACTSRGVLGVGVPQATAVADCAAARDDYYRETGIYVPIIADGGLITGGDICKCIACGADGVMIGSPFARAAEAPGRGYHWGMATPSPVLPRGTRIRVGTTGTVEQILRGPAQLDDGTHNFLGALQTSMGTLGAKNLKEMQQVEVVIAPSLLTEGKVYQKAQQLGMGK; this is translated from the coding sequence GTGGATATCGAACTTGGACGGGGCAAAACTGCTCGTCGAGCCTATGGAATTGATGAAATCGCGCTCGTACCAGGGCGGCGCACCCTAGATCCGAGTCTAGCGGATACGACTTGGGACATCGGTGGGATTAAGCGGGAAATTCCCATTATTGCCAGTGCCATGGATGGCGTTGTCGATGTCAAAATGGCGGTTCTCCTCAGTGAATTAGGCAGCATGGGTGCCCTCAATTTGGAAGGTATCCAAACCCGCTATGCAGACCCTGAACCAATCCTCGATCGCATCGCCGCCGTAGGACCGACGGAATTTGTTCCCCTAATGCAGGAACTCTATGCAGCGCCCATTCAGCCCGCCCTGATCCAACAACGCATCCAAGACATCAAACGCCAGGGCGGCATTGCCGCCGTTAGTGCAACCCCCGCCGGAGCTGCTCGGTTTGGGACCACTGTGGCGGAAGCCGGAGCCGATCTGTTCTTTATCCAAGCAACGGTGGTGTCCACCTCCCACCTCTCCCCGGACTCCGTTACACCCCTAGATTTGGCGAAATTTTGCCAAGACATGCCCATGCCCGTGGCCCTGGGTAACTGCGTCACCTATGAGGTCAGCCTCAGTTTGATGAAAGCAGGGGCCGCAGCAGTGCTGGTGGGCATTGGTCCGGGAGCCGCCTGTACTTCGCGGGGGGTCTTGGGGGTGGGGGTTCCCCAGGCCACAGCGGTGGCAGACTGCGCCGCTGCTCGGGACGATTACTACCGGGAAACCGGGATCTATGTCCCCATCATTGCCGATGGTGGCCTGATTACCGGCGGCGATATTTGCAAGTGCATCGCCTGCGGAGCCGATGGGGTCATGATTGGGTCTCCCTTTGCCCGGGCTGCGGAAGCGCCGGGTCGGGGCTATCACTGGGGCATGGCCACCCCTAGCCCCGTCCTGCCACGGGGTACCCGGATTCGGGTGGGCACAACGGGGACGGTGGAGCAGATTTTGCGGGGACCAGCCCAACTGGACGATGGAACCCACAATTTCCTGGGGGCGCTGCAAACCAGCATGGGCACCTTGGGAGCCAAAAACTTGAAGGAAATGCAACAGGTGGAGGTGGTCATTGCCCCTTCGTTGCTGACGGAAGGGAAGGTTTACCAAAAGGCACAACAGTTGGGCATGGGCAAGTAA
- a CDS encoding transposase family protein, translating into MFLSLNQIIKIPGWEVWNTNIESDRITFLLRYLNEIEVCHFCGSKQISVHKIRKVSVRDLEFLDKKTFLELERHQYYCNECRKYFTESSSDIDFQRGMTERYKNRIFEKIKNSTITHVAQEEGLTYDQVKGILESKFNGSN; encoded by the coding sequence ATGTTCCTTTCTTTAAATCAAATCATTAAGATTCCTGGCTGGGAAGTATGGAATACCAACATAGAGAGTGACCGTATTACCTTTTTGCTAAGGTATTTGAACGAGATAGAGGTTTGTCATTTTTGTGGCTCGAAACAGATTTCCGTCCATAAAATCCGCAAAGTATCAGTAAGAGACTTAGAGTTTTTAGACAAGAAAACCTTTTTAGAATTAGAGAGACACCAATACTACTGCAATGAGTGTCGTAAATATTTTACTGAATCGTCCAGCGACATCGACTTTCAACGCGGAATGACAGAAAGATACAAAAATAGAATCTTTGAGAAAATTAAAAATTCAACGATTACCCATGTTGCTCAAGAAGAAGGTTTAACTTACGATCAAGTAAAAGGTATTTTAGAATCAAAATTTAATGGAAGCAACA
- a CDS encoding DUF309 domain-containing protein gives MNPVPNPSPDTSLPPQFWQGVEQFNHQEFYDCHDTLEALWMEALEPDRTFYQGVLQLAVALYHLGHGNWRGAVTLVGESLGRLSRYQPDYEGVDVAHLQDQSRALLHQLQQQGAAGVQRVAATRSPFAIKPKA, from the coding sequence ATGAACCCAGTGCCTAACCCCAGCCCCGACACCAGCTTGCCGCCCCAGTTTTGGCAGGGGGTGGAGCAGTTTAACCACCAAGAGTTCTATGACTGCCACGACACCCTAGAGGCGTTATGGATGGAAGCGTTGGAACCCGATCGCACCTTTTATCAGGGGGTTTTGCAGTTGGCGGTGGCCCTCTATCACCTGGGCCATGGCAATTGGCGGGGGGCGGTGACCTTGGTGGGGGAGAGTCTGGGTCGCCTCTCCCGCTATCAACCGGACTATGAAGGAGTGGATGTGGCCCACCTCCAGGATCAAAGTCGGGCTTTGTTGCACCAACTGCAACAGCAAGGAGCGGCAGGGGTGCAGAGGGTGGCGGCAACGCGATCGCCGTTTGCGATTAAACCCAAAGCTTAA
- a CDS encoding histone deacetylase family protein, whose protein sequence is MLPIFYSDQFLDHDTGSYHPENPGRLTAIVQALNAAPWADRLDWRSPTEPRDRSPLDLICQYHNPAYVEAVAALAQQGGGHIDQDTVVSAQSYAVALLAVNAWVDGVNAVLQRQGPAFVLARPPGHHAMPDYGMGFCIFANAALAAYHALEQPGVNRVAIIDWDVHHGNGTQAMVAPDPRIVYGSLHQFPFYPGTGAATEQGYHGNVLNIPLAPGTTLREYQPQFEQRIIPFVRQFEPDLLIVSAGYDATQADHLAQLSLQPADFGILTQACLGLTPKVLFGLEGGYDYGAIAAAVMATLEPCLSR, encoded by the coding sequence ATGCTCCCTATTTTTTATTCAGACCAATTCCTCGACCATGATACCGGCAGTTACCACCCGGAAAACCCTGGTCGATTGACCGCCATTGTCCAAGCCTTGAACGCGGCTCCCTGGGCTGATCGGTTGGATTGGCGATCGCCCACGGAACCCCGCGATCGCAGTCCCCTCGATCTTATTTGCCAGTATCACAACCCGGCCTATGTGGAGGCGGTGGCCGCGTTGGCCCAACAGGGGGGAGGCCACATTGATCAGGATACGGTGGTATCTGCCCAAAGCTATGCCGTGGCCCTGCTGGCGGTCAATGCCTGGGTGGATGGGGTCAATGCCGTGCTGCAACGCCAGGGACCCGCCTTTGTCTTGGCCCGTCCTCCCGGTCACCATGCCATGCCCGATTACGGCATGGGCTTTTGCATCTTTGCCAATGCTGCCCTGGCGGCTTACCATGCCCTGGAACAACCGGGGGTGAACCGGGTGGCCATTATCGACTGGGATGTGCACCACGGCAACGGCACCCAAGCCATGGTGGCCCCCGATCCCCGCATCGTCTATGGTTCCCTGCACCAGTTTCCCTTTTACCCCGGCACCGGTGCCGCCACTGAACAGGGCTACCACGGCAATGTGCTTAATATTCCCCTAGCCCCCGGCACTACCCTGCGGGAGTATCAGCCCCAGTTTGAGCAGCGGATTATTCCCTTTGTTCGTCAATTTGAGCCGGATTTGCTCATTGTTAGCGCTGGCTATGATGCTACCCAGGCCGATCACCTGGCCCAACTGTCATTACAACCGGCGGATTTTGGGATCCTGACTCAAGCGTGTTTGGGGCTAACGCCGAAGGTGTTGTTTGGCCTGGAGGGGGGGTATGATTACGGGGCGATCGCCGCTGCCGTGATGGCCACCCTGGAACCCTGTCTGAGCCGCTAA
- a CDS encoding protein adenylyltransferase SelO produces MNPNPFLSLPYEPAFESLGDDYYDVVAAAEFPQHLLRFRNDDLLPQLGLDRAQVTDDHFIEAFGQFQGRYPLIALRYHGYQFGEYNPHLGDGRGFLQGQVRGQDGELYDFGTKGSGMTPWSRGGDGRLTLKGGVREVLASEALHALGVRTSRCLSLVETGEQLWRGDEPSPTRSAVMVRFSRSHIRFGTFERYHYLGRKDLIERLLNHVIAMYYPHLKGEADAPLRFYGELVQRVATLAAQWMSVGFCHAVLNTDNMSITGESFDYGPYGFIPTYNPRFTAAYFDHYGRYAYGNQAPICKLNLEWLQRPLALALPDLDWDGQLQAFDETFRRAYVQRMLNRLGFETVDDSLGLELVRSTLELLQMTQVGYGDFFSRLRHQFQPRWRDNIDLIPLDLFSNADPDTDSQAPSAEVWQTWRGCYHLLLQACDAAALKGVQNCLDRHNGHTYLTRPHIEAVWEAIDQANDWDPFAALVHKLQTRN; encoded by the coding sequence GTGAACCCCAACCCCTTCCTATCTCTGCCCTACGAGCCTGCCTTTGAAAGCCTGGGGGATGACTACTACGACGTGGTAGCTGCGGCGGAATTTCCCCAGCACCTGTTGCGGTTTCGCAATGATGACCTCCTGCCCCAGTTGGGCCTCGATCGCGCCCAGGTCACCGACGATCACTTCATCGAAGCCTTTGGCCAATTCCAAGGCCGCTATCCCCTCATCGCCCTGCGCTACCACGGCTATCAGTTTGGGGAATATAACCCCCACCTGGGGGATGGGCGGGGCTTCCTCCAGGGCCAAGTGCGGGGCCAAGATGGAGAACTCTATGACTTCGGCACCAAAGGCTCTGGCATGACCCCCTGGAGCCGGGGGGGAGATGGGCGGTTGACCCTGAAAGGGGGAGTGCGGGAAGTCCTGGCCTCGGAAGCCCTCCATGCCCTGGGGGTGCGCACCTCCCGCTGTTTGAGCTTAGTGGAAACGGGGGAGCAACTGTGGCGGGGCGATGAACCCTCCCCCACGCGATCGGCGGTGATGGTGCGCTTCAGCCGCTCCCACATCCGCTTTGGCACCTTCGAGCGCTACCACTATTTGGGGCGCAAAGACCTGATCGAGCGCTTGCTGAACCATGTCATTGCCATGTATTATCCCCACCTCAAGGGGGAAGCCGATGCCCCTCTCCGGTTCTATGGGGAGTTGGTGCAACGGGTGGCCACCCTCGCCGCCCAGTGGATGAGCGTGGGCTTCTGCCATGCCGTCCTCAACACCGACAATATGTCCATTACGGGGGAAAGCTTTGACTACGGACCCTATGGCTTTATTCCCACCTATAATCCTCGGTTTACAGCCGCCTATTTCGATCACTATGGCCGCTATGCCTATGGCAACCAAGCCCCCATCTGCAAGCTGAATTTGGAATGGCTGCAACGGCCCTTGGCCCTGGCCCTGCCGGATCTGGATTGGGATGGACAACTGCAAGCCTTTGATGAAACCTTCCGCCGCGCCTATGTGCAACGGATGCTCAACCGCTTGGGATTTGAGACCGTGGACGACTCCCTAGGGCTGGAGTTGGTGCGATCGACCCTGGAACTGTTGCAAATGACCCAGGTGGGCTATGGGGACTTTTTCAGCCGTCTGCGCCACCAGTTTCAACCCCGATGGCGGGACAACATCGACTTGATTCCCCTGGATCTGTTCAGCAATGCAGACCCGGACACCGACAGCCAAGCGCCTTCAGCGGAGGTGTGGCAAACCTGGCGCGGTTGTTACCATCTGTTGTTGCAAGCCTGTGATGCTGCCGCCCTCAAGGGGGTGCAAAACTGCCTCGATCGCCACAATGGCCACACCTATCTCACCCGTCCCCACATTGAGGCGGTGTGGGAAGCCATCGATCAGGCCAATGATTGGGATCCCTTCGCTGCCCTTGTCCACAAACTCCAAACCCGCAATTAG
- a CDS encoding pepsin/retropepsin-like aspartic protease family protein: MLDGPRFSFTERTDSLGRSVIMPYLPLTLTSEDRSVEVMALLDTGASVNVLPYAIGLQLGAVWENQTVFIPLSGNLAHSEARGLVISATVAPFSSVLLAFAWTQSNDVPVILGHMNFFAEFNMCVYRHELAFEVCPREK; this comes from the coding sequence ATGCTTGATGGTCCACGCTTTTCATTCACGGAACGAACTGATAGCCTTGGGCGATCGGTTATCATGCCGTATTTACCCTTAACGCTCACATCTGAAGATCGTTCGGTGGAGGTGATGGCACTGTTGGATACAGGCGCAAGTGTGAACGTCCTTCCTTACGCGATTGGTTTACAGCTTGGAGCAGTTTGGGAAAACCAAACTGTTTTTATTCCATTAAGCGGGAATTTGGCACACAGTGAGGCGCGAGGCTTGGTTATATCTGCTACAGTTGCTCCGTTTTCATCTGTTTTGCTTGCATTTGCTTGGACTCAATCAAACGATGTGCCTGTGATTCTCGGACATATGAACTTTTTCGCAGAGTTCAACATGTGTGTTTATCGGCACGAGTTAGCTTTCGAGGTTTGCCCAAGAGAAAAATGA
- a CDS encoding type II toxin-antitoxin system HicA family toxin, with translation MEQLNSKQRKVLQALFEHPPRSDLEWKAVETLLVALGAIVREGRGSRVRVNLHGVVATFHRPHPERVMDKGSVSSVKKFLVEAGIIPNR, from the coding sequence TTGGAACAACTTAATAGTAAGCAACGTAAGGTGTTGCAAGCTCTGTTTGAGCATCCCCCTCGATCGGACTTGGAGTGGAAAGCTGTTGAGACCCTCTTGGTTGCTTTGGGTGCAATAGTCCGCGAAGGCCGTGGATCCAGGGTTCGGGTTAACCTCCATGGGGTTGTAGCCACCTTTCATCGCCCACACCCTGAGCGAGTCATGGATAAAGGGTCTGTTAGTTCAGTAAAAAAATTTCTTGTGGAAGCGGGAATTATCCCTAACCGTTAA
- a CDS encoding serine/threonine-protein kinase: MQPSIPPGTILQNRYQIRQILGQGGFGRTYLADDQGRFNEACVIKEYIPPQVGAYALTKSKELFQREAATLYQIQHPQIPQFRAVFEEDGRLFLIQDYVEGSTYSTLLDECRFRNQTFTVEAVVTMMVQLLPVLAQIHSRGIIHRDISPDNIIQRRSDNLPVLIDFGVVKAVATQIQNSPGSQGTTVGKPGYAPSEQIQTGQAYPSSDLYGLAVTAIVLLTGEQPNELMDASTATWRWRNLVPGVPYDVADILDRMLSYRPGDRYASAEEVLAALNATDDRRTNRPAAPPLTTPRTTAPPPPVPSRPSPTASGGTIRSQSSFWDDPWAVGAIGVGIVALAGLGSWAVMRSILATQSQNPPPTPEPSILVDTSRSATPVFSSTPTPVRTSPSPVVYSQRLELTVGETERIEKRLTTYETQRYTLTAQAGQQLSASLEGEGVLMTLRDPEGNLVNDRAEGVSLWEGVLATPGDYSLEITTISGVKDSDFRLELLLTGSGEPDSDPTPTPDAVASPTYTDRGVTFLPGQNRTSLKGEASPSRIVRYRIPARSGQVLGIMVVSGDINFRIVSPTGTEIATGLQGWQETIATEGTYRVEVVGLTDTDFALDVSRTAPTPVPATPTPTPATPTPVPATPTPVPATPTPVPATPTPVPSIPLSEPLPPP; encoded by the coding sequence ATGCAACCATCGATTCCCCCTGGGACGATCTTGCAAAATCGCTATCAAATACGTCAGATCCTCGGTCAGGGCGGCTTTGGGCGCACCTACTTAGCAGATGATCAGGGGCGCTTTAATGAAGCCTGTGTCATTAAGGAATATATTCCGCCCCAAGTGGGAGCCTATGCCCTCACCAAATCCAAGGAATTATTCCAGCGGGAAGCCGCGACCTTATATCAAATTCAGCATCCCCAAATTCCCCAATTTAGGGCTGTATTTGAAGAAGATGGCCGACTTTTTCTGATCCAAGACTATGTGGAAGGATCCACCTATAGCACCTTGTTGGACGAGTGCCGCTTCCGCAACCAAACCTTTACGGTGGAAGCAGTGGTCACCATGATGGTGCAACTCCTGCCGGTGTTGGCCCAAATCCACAGCCGGGGCATCATTCACCGGGACATTTCCCCCGACAACATTATTCAGCGGCGCAGCGATAACCTGCCGGTGTTAATTGACTTCGGGGTAGTCAAGGCGGTGGCCACCCAGATCCAAAATAGCCCAGGGAGCCAAGGCACCACAGTGGGCAAACCCGGCTATGCCCCCAGTGAACAAATCCAAACGGGCCAAGCCTACCCCAGCAGTGATCTCTATGGCCTTGCGGTGACGGCGATCGTCCTCTTGACGGGGGAACAACCCAACGAGTTGATGGATGCCAGCACGGCCACCTGGCGCTGGCGCAATTTGGTGCCGGGGGTGCCCTATGATGTGGCCGATATCCTCGATCGCATGTTGAGTTATCGCCCCGGCGATCGCTATGCCTCAGCGGAAGAAGTCCTCGCAGCCCTCAACGCCACCGACGATCGCAGGACAAACCGCCCCGCCGCCCCGCCCCTCACCACCCCTAGGACTACCGCCCCCCCGCCCCCCGTCCCCAGCCGCCCCAGTCCCACCGCCTCCGGGGGAACCATCCGCAGTCAGTCCTCCTTTTGGGACGATCCCTGGGCCGTGGGGGCGATCGGGGTCGGCATTGTCGCCTTAGCCGGGTTGGGATCCTGGGCCGTGATGCGATCGATCCTCGCCACCCAGTCCCAAAATCCTCCCCCCACCCCCGAACCCAGTATTCTCGTCGATACCTCCCGATCCGCCACCCCCGTCTTTTCCAGCACCCCCACCCCAGTGCGCACCTCCCCCAGCCCCGTGGTCTATAGCCAGCGCCTAGAGTTAACCGTGGGGGAGACCGAAAGGATAGAGAAACGCCTCACCACCTACGAAACCCAACGCTATACCCTCACCGCCCAAGCCGGACAACAACTAAGTGCGTCCCTGGAAGGGGAGGGGGTTTTGATGACCCTGCGGGATCCTGAGGGAAATTTGGTCAACGATCGGGCCGAAGGGGTCTCCCTCTGGGAAGGGGTCTTAGCCACCCCAGGGGATTACAGCCTGGAGATTACGACGATATCAGGGGTCAAGGACAGTGATTTCCGGCTGGAATTGCTGTTAACGGGCAGTGGTGAACCCGATTCCGATCCCACTCCCACTCCCGATGCGGTGGCCAGTCCGACCTATACCGATCGGGGTGTGACCTTCCTTCCGGGCCAAAACCGCACCAGCCTCAAGGGTGAAGCCAGCCCCAGCCGCATTGTGCGCTATCGCATTCCAGCGCGATCGGGCCAAGTCTTGGGGATTATGGTGGTATCCGGGGATATCAACTTCCGCATTGTCAGTCCCACCGGCACCGAGATCGCCACAGGTCTCCAGGGTTGGCAAGAAACCATTGCCACCGAGGGCACCTACCGCGTTGAAGTCGTGGGGTTAACGGACACGGACTTTGCCCTAGATGTCAGCCGCACCGCCCCCACTCCCGTTCCCGCCACTCCGACTCCGACTCCTGCCACCCCCACTCCAGTGCCCGCCACCCCCACTCCAGTGCCCGCCACCCCCACTCCGGTTCCCGCCACACCGACTCCCGTTCCCTCTATCCCCCTATCTGAACCGCTGCCCCCACCCTAA
- a CDS encoding class I SAM-dependent methyltransferase, which produces MAYPKSLGLSPPLYDYLLSVSLREPDSLAQLRAETAHHPAARMQIAPEQGQLMALLVRLLGATRTLDIGVFTGYSSLVVALALPPQGRVIACDRDPTITPIAQRHWQAAGVADKIDLRLGDAVEILGQLLDEGQRNTFDFAFIDADKANYGTYYEQCLALVRPGGLIVIDNVLWGGKVIDTADDRPNTQAIRTFNAQLLQDDRVDLSLIPVADGLTLARKR; this is translated from the coding sequence ATGGCTTATCCCAAATCCCTCGGTCTAAGTCCCCCGCTCTATGACTATTTACTATCAGTATCATTGCGGGAACCGGACAGTTTAGCCCAATTGCGGGCCGAAACGGCCCATCACCCAGCGGCCCGGATGCAAATTGCCCCAGAACAGGGACAGTTGATGGCCCTCCTGGTGCGGCTGCTGGGGGCAACCCGCACCTTGGATATCGGGGTTTTTACGGGCTACAGCAGTTTAGTGGTGGCCCTGGCGTTACCGCCCCAGGGTCGGGTCATTGCCTGCGATCGCGACCCCACCATCACCCCGATCGCCCAACGTCACTGGCAAGCCGCTGGAGTAGCAGACAAGATTGATTTGCGCCTAGGGGATGCCGTGGAGATCTTAGGTCAGCTATTAGACGAAGGCCAAAGGAATACCTTTGATTTTGCCTTTATTGATGCCGACAAAGCCAACTATGGCACCTACTATGAGCAGTGCTTGGCCCTAGTGCGACCAGGGGGGTTGATCGTCATTGACAATGTGTTATGGGGAGGAAAGGTGATTGATACCGCTGACGATCGCCCCAACACCCAAGCCATTCGCACCTTCAACGCCCAACTCCTCCAGGACGATCGGGTGGACTTAAGCCTGATTCCTGTGGCCGACGGCTTAACCCTAGCCCGCAAGCGCTAA
- a CDS encoding transposase, translating into RTTSGTMEGINNRIKLIKRQAYGFLNFENFRSRTLAAFSH; encoded by the coding sequence AGAACGACAAGCGGTACTATGGAAGGTATTAACAATCGAATTAAGTTAATTAAAAGGCAGGCTTACGGCTTTTTGAATTTTGAAAACTTCCGCTCCAGAACTCTAGCTGCCTTCTCTCATTAG